In the genome of Raphanus sativus cultivar WK10039 chromosome 9, ASM80110v3, whole genome shotgun sequence, the window CCTTCCGTAGATCATCAACACGAGGACCTCCACCACCACGAGCCAGCATACCACCGGGGTAGTCCAAGTCAAGAGACGCAGCAGTAAGGATGCCCTTCCCAGTACCATAATCCCTGCCTGGAGGTAAACTGACGCCATAACCAGGATTAGAAGAACTCTCCAGATAAATATAGTCATCCAAGTTCCGCCGAGGAGCAGCTCCTAATAGCGATGGGGTATGTTGGGTGGCATAAGAAGATGCGCTGTGTAGTGATGATAGCCCATGAGGATCAGACTCGAGCCTTCTTCCATAATGCATAGCTTCTTGGTCAGAATGGCGTATAGTAGAACTTCTTTCTGTAAGATAATCGGCTTGTCTGCCAGAAATGTTTGCTACTCAGTGCAATAACACAAATTTTTCTTCAAAGGTTATTGTGTAAAGTGGCTTTGTGACAAAAATCTaggaaaaaaacatatttttcgtCCAGACAGAAACATAATACAGATCACAGAGGTATTGTATTTCTGAACAAATACAAAAGGATACATCATCGGAGAAAACAAAATACCTGACACCTCCATCAGCAGAAGTGGTATGAAGCGACtgcatttttaataattgttcTCCCCGGAGGAGTGATGCTTGATCAATGCGATCATACAAATCAgtctgccaaaaaaaaaaaaaaacagtaaagaGTAACGCCACTAGACAGAGAAACAAACCAAATTCATATTATCTGTGAGCGTAAGCGGTACCTGACGACCAAAACTAGACGAATCAGCATAACGAGCAGCCGGATCACTCTGCAACTCCCTACCGAGATAACCACCCGACTGCCTTCTATCAACCGGCACGTAACCAGAGAGCTTATCCGAATACAGATCCTCCTCCTTCTGACCATAACCATGCGCTGCAGAGGAGGAAGACAGATAGCTTCCGGAACCATACTTCGGCGGGGAATCGGGAAGAGCGGGGACGTATCCGGAGCGGTTATCCAAGACCGATGAGCCAAGAACGACGCCTTTTGTGTTGCTGCTTAAAGGCTGAGAGCTGGCGAGTGAAGATGTGCCGTACACTGAACCGTACTGCGTCCCGTAGTGGCTAGCTGTGGATAGATGAGACCTGTAACCGCCAATGTCAGTCTCCTGAGGAGGAGCTCCTGAAGGAAGGCGAGAGGTCAAGGGGATCTGAGAACCTCCTTCCGCGCCGCCGCCACTGGCTGAACTTCCCGGATAACCAGATCCGAGCtgcatgataataataataataataatatatataaccctAATTAGCCGTAGATTCATTATCTAGAACAGTGATTTCAATGTGAATTGCATCGATCAGTATCAAATTCAATAAAAGATCTCTCGATGATGCTTACGTTCTGGGGATAACCAGATTGAGAACCGTAGGGCTGTTGACCGTAGCCGCCGCTCCCTCCTCTTGAGGAATACATTCGTCTTCTGAAGGTTAATCTGCTGATTTTTCAATTGTAATGAGTTTAGTGAAACAATCGAATTTCAGCAAGCACGAAATTGAATAGGGGGGATCGCGGATTGACGTCGTGATATGGCGAACCTACCTGAAGATTTGAAGCTTTtaattgtcttcttcttcttctctgcagagagagagagaaaaagaaacccTAGGAGTCGAGATGATGAGCTGAGAATGGTTGTGGAAAGATGCGAAGATTGTTGTGGTTGGTTAATAAAAGGGTTTTTCTTTGAAGTTAGGCACAATGACACGCGTGTTGTTGTCGCTAAAGCATTAATGGGCTCTGATTCTATGCTATATTTTGGCCTTTTATCAGTTCTTTTATAAGGGACATAGTTATAATTTGGGTAAGTAAGGAAGAAATTGGTAGCTTTATAGTTTCACTCAAGGAAggagttccaaaaaaaaaaaaaaagttttacttAAGGAAAAGAATCCctgccgacaaaaaaaagaatgaatcCCTAATATGGTATGTGTAGTAAACGCTAACTCAGCTACCTGAAGATTTTAACAGCCTCCTGTCAAAATGTACATATGACGACGAACAAAGAAACAAGTTAAAAGGAAACATGTTGTAACTTCATAACTTACACAAGTCTTGGGGAAAAGATCTtttgaaaatatctaaaaagaaCCAAAAAAGGGTGAACTATTTGAAGGGACTGATGATGATCAttggaaacaaacaaacaaaaaaattgttttcctTCTTTGTTTTCCATACATATAAAAACACatctatgtgtatatatatattttactcttCTGCCCTTCGTTCTCCACTGTCTCTTCATTCTTCATGAGTCTTCTTACTAACCTCTTCCTCAGTACTCTTAGATGATTCATCAAACGCCAACAACTGCAAAGCAAAACAATTCATAAGCATTTGACTAAATCTGCGACTGTGTTCAAGTATACGGTTGCAACAATTGAAAGCTAGAAGTAAGAGAGAAGGCAAACCGGTTTGATGTCACCGTTCCAAAGGCAGTGAGAAGCCAAGAACCCAATAACGGCTGGGACAATGTATAACAAAGCAGGCTGAAACAGAGACAAACAAACCACAAACCCCATCAGATCAAATCTATGAAGCCTGGGAGGCTGGAAACTTCTACAAAGTGAATCACAACAATTAAgacacataaaaaaaaaccGACCTGTGCTGCTTGAAACCAGTTCATGACTACAATAGTGAGGACAACTCCAACAACGTATCCCACAAATGCACTTGTGAAGTATTTTGGTTGACTACGTCTTGACACATCATATCGTAGAGCCAGTGCAACAAAAATTCCTataaaaaaaacgaaaacaagTGTCTCACATTCATATAATAATATCCAAAACATGTTTCTAGAATACTGAGTTAAGCATTGGTCCTAGAGGAGGACATACCAGGGATGACGATATCACCAAGCCCAAGCATGGAATAGGGTCTTAGAGCATCTCCCGTAGGGAACAAAAGCTGAAAAGTAATTGCAACAATGAGAGACATCACTAACAAAACTACCAAGaacaaatcaaattaattttggtttaaatgtaattttgagACATATTTTACTAACCTTTATCGGTGCATCAAAGGATTTGGCAACACTAACCATAACCGGAGTAAAGAAAACCCAGAAGATATCATAGAAAAACAGCCCAACCTGCAAGTCAGGTTATAAACAAACATTCCAAATGATTTTCAAGAATACTATTATTCATAAGGTGCATATCAGAGGTTTCATTCTTACCAAAAGGATGGCACCAGTCTTGAATGATCCAAGAGAGAGCATCTCAATTCCCTGTATTGGCCGCATcgttaattagaaaaaaaagacacaacAACACCAATAACAGTTATATTATATTCCTAGTAATTGGAAAGGAAGTAAACCTGAATGCAGAAGGAAAGGCCAAGGATGTTGTTAGCGAGCCAATGTTTTTTCCAAGCATACCAGGCGCAGAAGAAGGTTCCAGGGATCCCCGCAACAACTTGGGACTTTGTGAACTCTACCTCCAAAGCtgttttttaagaaaaaggTTGAAAATCACATCCAAGActataaaagagagagagaaaatgctATAGCAAAGAAAAGCAAACTTTAGTTACATACATTTGAAATAAGGAAAAGGAAAACGCCAGACGATAAGATTGTCATTCCAAGGTTTTGGAAGAAACCTACTGATGCCAGGTAACAATGTCGCACtgcaaaacacacacataattatgttataagttaaaaaaaaaaaaaagaaaaaaaaaagaacaagacaTGACACAAAACTTAGATTTAGAGACATACGAAAGAGCGACGATCCCAAGAACAAAGAAGTAAGCAGTGAGCACAGCGTTAACCAAGTCCTTTGAGAGAAACTTGAACAACAAAAAAAGCGAGAGAAGCATAGCACTCCCAACCAATGGAAAACGCATGGCATGCTCTTTGGACATCGTCTCCTACAATCATTCCAAACAAACAACTTAAATCGAGTGAGAACTGTTCAAAACACCCAAATCTCTGGTTGCATGTTCTCACAGTTGGAGGAGAATCCTTCACGGAACGAAAGCAACCCACGTAGACAGTGAGACATGCCGTAAGAACAACATTCAAGTTTGGGTTCACCTGCACAACAAGCGGTGCCACCGTCAAACCTGAAACCCAGACAAACAAAAAGCTTCAATTTTTAACGCTTTGGGCCAACAATTTGAACACAATCAACACAAACCCAACAATTCTAAACCCTAGAGAGGGAACCCAATTGATCCATAACAGCCCCCAAATCACAAAATTGAGTAACCAATTAAACCGGAAAGCTATCGAATTTCATAAGGATATCACTAAACGAGAGAATCACATCGTTGTACAACCGATCGGAATCAAAAAACCAGAAAGGGGGTTGGAGCAAGTGAAACTTGTAAGCAAATTGTCATTGAGTGAAACGTAAAGGAGAACCTGCGAGAGCGAGATTAGCGATCCTCTCACAATTCTTCATGATTGTTTCGATGCTGTGTGTTTCGGTTTGCTCTGTGAAACTGATGAAtgtatatagagagagagatccaGTGGTGGTGGGGTCAAGAGAtctgaataaatttaaaatttatgagaAGAGGTAGAAGAAGACGATGGAATTAAAAGGAAAGAATTAATTTATATGACTAAAAACGTCACTGGCTGTGATATATTTATGTCACGGGCTTATATGATTGGTTGCGTTAACGTGTTTCTTACATCAGACTCGTATTATCATTGGTTAGATGTCATTCACCTGTAACTCAGTAAATGGTAaccgatatttatttttcttcaacGGAAGACTAGTGTAATCATAAATGAACCGAACCATACAACAGAATAAATTAGAAATAGAAACACTGATAACCAGGGAAGCTATTAGATGTCAGAAAACATGACAGAGAAAGTGGAATCAAGGTAAGAAAttgtcaaaaaatattaaaaagtagaATCTAACATTGGGGTATCATAATTGAGACATTGGTTCTAAAGGGTAATCATAAAATGGAATTAATTTAAGGTTTATATATTCATGCAATTCATTCATAATCAAaaccattttatttatttattttttgaatgtgTGAAAATGATGAAATGAATATTCAATATCATTagattaaatagtaaaatattattcaattaATGGAATAAATCATTCCATATCATTTCATTCAAAAAGTTAACAATCTTAAGATATTCCAACAgactaatttaattttcaattaaCTTTGTTTTTCTATAGTTTTGGTATGGATTTCCAACTTATTAAGATATTTGTATGCTtgtatttttcagtttttaatgataaaaactGCAAGATTTCCAATTCACACCTTCTTTAAGCCCAAAAGGATTCTTCACCTATCTAAAAAAAACCTTGTTTCATAGTAAAGACCAGGCCCGTACTGGTACGTTTATAACCACAATTTGGAAAGGATCTTATTACAAGCCCAAGTCGTACAAAAGGGGAAGTTTTATTGAGGGttttggtgtctttgttgtgggTTCTGCAACATGTTAGGCTGTAGATTCTGCTGATTGGTTTGCATATTTCCATAGCCTCCTtgctgttgctgctgctgttgttgttgttgttgctgtggTTGCTGCGACTGTTGAGTTTGCATCATTCCGCTGTTGTTAAACACTGCAAGAAACGGCAATGGGAGCAAAAAAGAGTGAGCAGTTTTATTGTAAGATAGCATGTTTTAGAGAGCTTAGAAAACTTTCTTACTCTGGTCACCCAACATTTGAGACGCATGTCCTCTTTGGGCATTGGTACCCGAAACTCCATATTGCTGAGAACAATCAAGATCCCAGAGTCATCAGATTATTAAGACTCGTTCATTGTTTATTTcagaacatgtttttttttttcaatttaatctTTCAAAGAAGCATAGTGACAAGTAGTAGTTTTTGAGCTAACCTGCATTCTAGGATTAAGTGTCTGAGATTGCATAGATGACATGTTTGGTAACTAAATTTTAAGCATACATAAAGTCAACATcaaaccaaataaccaaaaaacacataattaattaatattaattaaggAGCTTTAAAGAGAGGTGACGACTCACCATCTGGCTACTTGGGGAGCCTTGGGCAGATGTAAACATTGCACTATTTGCTCCACCTGAAAACTGGTTCAAGTGACGGTTCATCGCTGGATTGAGCTGTCCTTGAGACATACCATGCTGAATATGTCCACCTGATAGCTGTCTAGCTTGGTATTGTTGATGACCCATTGACTGAGAATATGGCATTTGATGTTGTTGCCCATGTAACTGGACAATATACACACAATCTTAAACTTAAAAAGAGTAAACAGATAACAAGACGAAAGCTTGTTTCATTTTATCCCACTGTTGGAAACTGTGAACTGTCACAAACCACTTACCGACTGAAACTTCTGCTGAGCTTGCAAATCGTGGAGTGATGGCATCTGACTCTATACAAAGTTAATACAAATATTCGAATTAATAAACAACAGAAAAAGTAAGTGAAGAACTATCAATGAATGAAGGTAATAAACATTAAAGCCAACCTGACCCAATGCTTGCATAGAAGATTGCCTGAGCTGTTGCTGTTGTGCAAGTAGTTGTTGTTGATGTTGAGGCAACTGCATTAACTTGGACCTTTGCTGCTGTTGAAGCTGCTGCTGTTGTTGCTGAGGCGAAGGGGCATTAAGCATACCCGCGGATTGAGGAGAATTGGAATATGGCAAGGGAGATCTCGCGGTGTCAAAGTTAGCATTAGATGGAGATGCAGCTGATCGTCCCATAAATTGtgccttttaaaaaaaaaagaaaaaaactcaaaagaCATGAGCCTCCAATCCATAGACAATGATTCTAACACTCAAAATACGATGATATGCATAACCGAACCTGCATCGTATTCCCCTGACTGTTGATGTTGTTTGCTGCCACAGGTAATGCATTCTTGCCTAATGAAAGAGAGTGTCAGACTCATCAATAGCGTCAGAATGTCACtgactatatatatacagagaAAGAAGTCTAGCTTGTATGGGTTATAACTTCTACCTGCATCGTTGACGAATAGCACATCAACGAGATGCGGAGGAAGTGCAGTGGTTATCTGTCTCTGGTCTGGAGGCAGCCTTGTTCCTAAGAAACacaattgtaaaaataaaaaaaaaacatgagatggagttgagcaaaaaaaaaacgaaacttGCAGTTGCTCTTAGTGTTAATCTCTCTTACCTGCACCATCATTTACAGCAGCTCGCAGCATACTCTCCTGCTCCTGGATCTTTGCAACCTGACCTTTATCCATAGTCGGAAGCATAGAAGGACCCTGACGTGCGCCGAATCCATAGGCTTTACGAGTATCAGCTAACACTTTCTCAGCACTCTCACAAGCGAATGCAATCAAGTTTATCCTCTCCTAGTAAAAAAAGACAACCATCTtcagcaaaaaaagaaaaaagaaaaaaaaagcatacaAAACTCTCTCACAACCTTAAGCTTTTCAATCTGCATAGGTACAGGCAAGTTCTGAACGCCTTGAAGCAACTGCTCTCTCTTGACGTTGTCATCAGCTTCCATCTCTGGAAGTAACTTTGATGACAACATAACCGGTAAAACTGAAACATCACACAAACCCCATTTCATCAGATTCGATACTTCAAACTTAAACAGTGTTCTAAACTAAGAAAGGAACATACTTTGAGCATTCTCGGCATTGACGTTCTTAGGAAGCACAACAAAGGCTTTGGAGACTTTCTTAACCTCTTCCACAATGTTAAAGAGCTCAAGATTCACCATAGAGTATTGTCCTAGAATGTCCTgcctattttaaaaataaaatgttacagACAACTTTTCCATATAGAcagacaaagaaagaaagacaaaCCACACACAAACCATTTAGGACTAGTGTTGGTTCGACCATAAGCGTCGAAATCTTCGAGGATCCGAGAAATAGCCTTGAACAAGCTATCGGCTCGTGTCTTCACAGACTCGAGGTTCAGAAGCTGAACGAGTTCTGGATTCAGCTTCTCGGCCACCGGAGGAGGCTGGCCCTGTGGCTGCTGCGTCGTTGTCTCCATTGATCCTCAACGATTTTTTTTTACCCTAACTCCGTAAAGACGCTTGCGTTGAATGAGAGAGATCCGAGAAGTGAGGGATTTGAGAGAGATTGGTTCCTGGTGAATCGGAGGATGAGCGATGTGTTGTTGTTCGTCGGAATTGAGCTCTGTACTCATCTCTTAAAGCTTTTAAGATGGGCCCATCATGGGCCTTTATTTGAAACCTGGACGACAATTCggattttattgaaaatattatacaaaattacccaaaattcaaaaattacagaaaaattaatgtataatatatataattgaacaatgtatgacaaaaaaaaatattttaaaaaaattacataaattttttttgagtGTTTGAGTTAATTATTTAGGGTAAAAGATactagttttaaatattattttggattttaaagTATTTACAGATAGAACTGGCTGAGACCTTTAGAAGCTTCACAGAAAATGCTAATGCACAGGACAAAGCTATATCTTACATATAAATgcttttttgtttaaattaattaataaacattgtttgtttttttgtattacAAAGAatggaaaaaagaaagaaagataaaagcTATAATTTTGTAGGAAGGGGAAGAATAGAGATTTGGCCGTCATGGCGTTACTTTGACAGCCTCCAAAGAGACATTATACACTAAACATATCTACCGGAGTTCCACCACTGGTTTTTGCCTTCTTCTTGGAACCAGTTCAGAAACCTGCAAGTCTTTTGTTTTACTTCTTGCTGGTTCTGAACAAAACAATACTGGTGACTGACTTCTACAATGAGAATGTTCTATCATCATTCATCAAatccctctctctctcagttCGGTTGCTGCATCTATATAATAAGGAAAAACATATCTTAGACTGTTGAGTTGATTTTGATGATGTTAGCAGAGACCAGAAAAAAAATGTGTCTATTTTACCTGGGAGAACAAGTATTCGTCCAacatggagattgagcaaggcAAGGAGCTGCTGCTAGAACCAAACCTTGCCtggctgttgttgttgttgttgttgttgttgttgttgtaagcAGAAGTTccaggtggtggtggtggtgcttCGAAGAATCCATTCATATGATAGTCTCTCTGGTTCATTGGAAAGTTAAAAACCGGAGgatgaggaagaggaggaggaggatacgTTTGGTGGTGGGGCTTCACATCGTTCTGGATATTCGGATTGTATGAGATCATGTTGTTATTAGTGAATGGCTGCTGCATGTTTATTTGCGGTTTGATATCTCCGTTGGTAGTGGTTGTTAATTCATCAAGAAAGCCTGGATAGCTCCCAAATGAAGAACTTGCAGAGCACTCAACTTCCCTTTAGAG includes:
- the LOC108827443 gene encoding signal peptide peptidase; this encodes MKNCERIANLALAGLTVAPLVVQVNPNLNVVLTACLTVYVGCFRSVKDSPPTETMSKEHAMRFPLVGSAMLLSLFLLFKFLSKDLVNAVLTAYFFVLGIVALSATLLPGISRFLPKPWNDNLIVWRFPFPYFKSLEVEFTKSQVVAGIPGTFFCAWYAWKKHWLANNILGLSFCIQGIEMLSLGSFKTGAILLVGLFFYDIFWVFFTPVMVSVAKSFDAPIKLLFPTGDALRPYSMLGLGDIVIPGIFVALALRYDVSRRSQPKYFTSAFVGYVVGVVLTIVVMNWFQAAQPALLYIVPAVIGFLASHCLWNGDIKPLLAFDESSKSTEEEVSKKTHEE
- the LOC108823793 gene encoding mediator of RNA polymerase II transcription subunit 8 isoform X1, whose amino-acid sequence is METTTQQPQGQPPPVAEKLNPELVQLLNLESVKTRADSLFKAISRILEDFDAYGRTNTSPKWQDILGQYSMVNLELFNIVEEVKKVSKAFVVLPKNVNAENAQILPVMLSSKLLPEMEADDNVKREQLLQGVQNLPVPMQIEKLKERINLIAFACESAEKVLADTRKAYGFGARQGPSMLPTMDKGQVAKIQEQESMLRAAVNDGAGTRLPPDQRQITTALPPHLVDVLFVNDAGKNALPVAANNINSQGNTMQAQFMGRSAASPSNANFDTARSPLPYSNSPQSAGMLNAPSPQQQQQQLQQQQRSKLMQLPQHQQQLLAQQQQLRQSSMQALGQSQMPSLHDLQAQQKFQSLHGQQHQMPYSQSMGHQQYQARQLSGGHIQHGMSQGQLNPAMNRHLNQFSGGANSAMFTSAQGSPSSQMLPNMSSMQSQTLNPRMQQYGVSGTNAQRGHASQMLGDQMFNNSGMMQTQQSQQPQQQQQQQQQQQQGGYGNMQTNQQNLQPNMLQNPQQRHQNPQ
- the LOC108823793 gene encoding mediator of RNA polymerase II transcription subunit 8 isoform X2, encoding METTTQQPQGQPPPVAEKLNPELVQLLNLESVKTRADSLFKAISRILEDFDAYGRTNTSPKWQDILGQYSMVNLELFNIVEEVKKVSKAFVVLPKNVNAENAQILPVMLSSKLLPEMEADDNVKREQLLQGVQNLPVPMQIEKLKERINLIAFACESAEKVLADTRKAYGFGARQGPSMLPTMDKGQVAKIQEQESMLRAAVNDGAGTRLPPDQRQITTALPPHLVDVLFVNDAGKNALPVAANNINSQGNTMQAQFMGRSAASPSNANFDTARSPLPYSNSPQSAGMLNAPSPQQQQQQLQQQQRSKLMQLPQHQQQLLAQQQQLRQSSMQALGQSQMPSLHDLQAQQKFQSLHGQQHQMPYSQSMGHQQYQARQLSGGHIQHGMSQGQLNPAMNRHLNQFSGGANSAMFTSAQGSPSSQMQYGVSGTNAQRGHASQMLGDQMFNNSGMMQTQQSQQPQQQQQQQQQQQQGGYGNMQTNQQNLQPNMLQNPQQRHQNPQ